A stretch of Candidatus Binatia bacterium DNA encodes these proteins:
- a CDS encoding Glu/Leu/Phe/Val dehydrogenase: MTQDLSAVQSVDNVWEMAQRQLDEVGLLIGLNDSLHGYLRHPKRVLEVSVPVRMDDGSFRMFTGYRVQHNLSRGPGKGGIRYHPGVTLDEVKALAMWMTWKCALVNIPFGGAKGGVICNPKEMSLQELENLTRRFTSEISIIIGPEKDIPAPDVYTTPQIMAWIMDTFSMEHGYSIPGVVTGKPVAIGGSLGRDKATARGCMYVVNEAMEAHGKTVEGARVSIQGFGNAGMYAAQLMAEHGYTIVAVSDSHGGVANERGLDVKGLIAHKFETGSVVGFTGGERADNREVLEFDCDVLVPAALEKVITRENAPRIKAKIVAEAANGPTMPDADDILYERGIMVLPDILANAGGVTVSYFEWVQDLQANFWEEDEINERLKRKMTRAFRETYEQAKRHGVSMRKGAYCVAVARVAEATKLRGLYP, from the coding sequence ATGACGCAAGATCTTTCCGCAGTTCAGTCGGTCGACAACGTCTGGGAGATGGCGCAGCGGCAGCTCGACGAAGTCGGGCTGCTGATCGGGCTCAACGATTCGCTCCACGGCTACCTGCGCCACCCCAAACGCGTGCTCGAAGTCTCGGTTCCGGTGCGGATGGACGACGGGTCGTTCCGCATGTTTACCGGATATCGCGTCCAGCACAACCTCTCGCGCGGACCGGGCAAAGGCGGCATTCGCTACCATCCCGGCGTGACGCTCGACGAGGTCAAGGCGCTCGCGATGTGGATGACGTGGAAATGCGCGCTCGTCAACATTCCGTTCGGCGGCGCGAAGGGCGGCGTGATCTGCAACCCCAAGGAGATGTCGCTGCAGGAACTCGAGAACCTGACGCGCCGCTTCACGAGCGAGATCTCGATCATCATCGGCCCCGAGAAAGACATCCCCGCGCCCGACGTTTACACGACGCCGCAGATCATGGCGTGGATCATGGACACCTTCTCGATGGAGCACGGCTACTCGATTCCGGGCGTCGTCACCGGCAAGCCGGTCGCGATCGGCGGCTCGCTCGGCCGCGATAAGGCAACGGCCCGCGGCTGCATGTACGTCGTGAACGAGGCGATGGAGGCCCACGGAAAGACGGTCGAGGGGGCGCGCGTCTCGATCCAAGGTTTCGGCAACGCCGGCATGTACGCCGCGCAGCTGATGGCCGAGCACGGTTACACGATCGTCGCCGTCTCCGATTCGCACGGCGGCGTCGCGAACGAACGGGGTCTCGACGTGAAGGGGCTGATCGCGCACAAGTTCGAGACCGGCTCCGTCGTCGGCTTCACCGGCGGCGAGCGCGCCGACAATCGCGAGGTGCTCGAATTCGACTGCGACGTGCTCGTGCCGGCCGCCCTCGAAAAGGTCATCACGCGAGAGAACGCGCCGCGAATCAAGGCGAAGATCGTCGCCGAGGCGGCGAACGGTCCGACGATGCCCGATGCCGACGACATCCTCTACGAGCGCGGCATCATGGTCTTGCCGGACATCCTCGCCAACGCCGGCGGCGTGACGGTCTCCTACTTCGAGTGGGTGCAAGATCTCCAGGCGAACTTCTGGGAGGAGGACGAGATCAACGAGCGTCTCAAGCGCAAGATGACTCGCGCCTTCCGCGAGACGTACGAGCAGGCGAAGCGCCACGGAGTCTCGATGCGTAAAGGAGCATACTGCGTCGCGGTAGCGCGAGTCGCCGAGGCGACGAAGCTCCGCGGCCTCTACCCCTGA